The Glycine max cultivar Williams 82 unplaced genomic scaffold, Glycine_max_v4.0 scaffold_277, whole genome shotgun sequence DNA window GCATTCTGCAATAGAATGACATGTGTGATTTTAACGCTCCAACCTTGGAGGGGGGCAGTTTGGCAATGTGCACGTAACAGTCAATTGGAGAACATAGACACCTTCTGGAAGGGGCTCTTGGGAGAGTTCTTGCCAAAGCCAACCAGGTAGCTTTGCCCCGTGCTGCCCAATGCAAAGTCTATCTGCGACTTCCCCTGCACATGCACGCATTGGCCTCGGGATGCATGACAGCTGCTGGCATGTTCTCGCACCAAGGGCTGCAACGAAGTCCATTCAAATGCTTAAATCAAACCATACAATCCCTAAATCATTGCTGTTGCGAGATTATTGAGCCAGCTCACGTAGTTGAAGAGCTGGGCAGCGTATGCAGTCACATTCTTTGAAGGGGAGGGCTGGGCCATCAGCATTTCTGCATAAAACAATGTCATCGCAGCGGCGTTGCTTGCATAGCGCAGCGCTCCCCACCCCTGCATGCAACCCCGGGTAATCTGCCTTTCAACCAACTCCAAGGAGTCGCCTGATCCAGGTGCACAATAGCCTCGTGTCATGAGCTGCAGCTTACAAGAGCATTTTTGAGCGCCGCTGCAGTGTCACACCTAGCAATGTCTGGTTGCCATGGATACATGCAGCAATGATTTCATTTCAGGGGGCCGGTGCATGTCACCTTGTAAGGAAACGCGAGGCCGTTGGCTGTGTGAGGCACAGAGCGCAGAGGCGGGATGTACCAGTTGCAGAACTTTTGGATGGCCTCCGAATACAGCAACTCATTGGGCATGATCTCTGCCATCAGAAGGGCCACACCTGAGCACACACACAAGTCAATCAGCGTGCATGAGCTCCATGTTTTGCAGTGAGATACAGCAGGCAGAGATTGTCTCCGGTCATGAGAGTAAGCTTCAGGTGCTACACGCGGATGCATCATGCAGAGCATTACCAGGGCTCTTTGTGTCCCAGGAGAAGGTCCCATAGCCACAGCACTCGGAGTTGCCGTCGGTCTGGGACTCATTGAACAGAGCCATGGCCGCTGTCAGGAATGTGCCATCCTGTGTGGCCTTAAACAGCCAGACAGCTGCCCAGGCAAGCTCATCATGGAATCCAGTGGAAGGGTACAGCTTGGCATGTGTTTTCAGACCTGTAAAGTTGAGAGCTTACTGACAATGGCTCATGCATGAACTTGTACATGCATGCATCAGGGACTTGACTGGCGCAATACATTTCAACAAGGCAGAATTTGCATGCATGGCATAAGCTCAAAATGATAGAGCAAGAAGATCTCACCAGGGTCCTTGGACGTCATGAAGGAGCCAGGATACAGAGATGCCAGGTCAAACAGCTGAGAGGCATGCTGCACCAGGTTGGCTGCATACATAGGGTCTGTGGCATTGAATGCGAGCGATGCAGCTGCGAGCGCTGCTGCTGCTTCTGCACTGACCTCACTGGCCGGCGCTGTTGGTCCTGTGTAGCTGACTGGCCTGACAGAGCCTGTGCAGACAAATCATCTCTGCTCCCATGACAAGCTCAGTATTGCAGTAATAGATTCATGCATTCGGAGCTGTTTGGAGGGCACAGCATGACACCAGTGCACATGAAGATAGCTCTTGAAAGCATTGCCAATGGCCTTGGGCAAAGGCATGCGTTAACAGCATAGCAGGAGATGGCACCACCCACCTACATAGCGCTCATAGAGCTCTGGAGGCCCATAATACTTGAAGTCTGCCTTACTATCGCCCATGAGCGCAACAAATGTGTTGGCAGACGCATTGTGGCAGTTCAGCTGCAGGCCACACAAAAATTACATCAGAGTAGCAAAGATGTTTCACCTCGTGCTCGTCACTGTCCTGCACATTGGTGCAGCAACATcttgcatgcatgcatgcatgcagtTGAAGGGAACTTCCTTTTGAATTTCATGTGAGGAATGCATGTCCTCACCAGGTAGTCTGACCCCCATTTCAGAGCGCTGAGGGCCTCATCAAGCAATCCCACTCTGTACAGGGCAGTCCTGTGTCGCACAATGGTCCAGGCCAGCTGGGTCACAGGAAATGCTTCTGGCAGTCCCACTTTGAGGAAGCTGCCACCAGCCTCATAGTAGCCTCCGCTCAAGTCCTCTCCCATAGGGCCCTGCATGCACAGCATGTTGGACACTC harbors:
- the LOC102659518 gene encoding endoglucanase B, yielding FVAENSDQQGRDSEDISIDPATFLLQVPGRNWIPAWAKLPPKASPTFDFAEALHKAFIYLRIQRSGNITAPDHHIAWRSDSCLACKGPMGEDLSGGYYEAGGSFLKVGLPEAFPVTQLAWTIVRHRTALYRVGLLDEALSALKWGSDYLLNCHNASANTFVALMGDSKADFKYYGPPELYERYVGSVRPVSYTGPTAPASEVSAEAAAALAAASLAFNATDPMYAANLVQHASQLFDLASLYPGSFMTSKDPAVWLFKATQDGTFLTAAMALFNESQTDGNSECCGYGTFSWDTKSPGVALLMAEIMPNELLYSEAIQKFCNWYIPPLRSVPHTANGLAFPYKGWGALRYASNAAAMTLFYAEMLMAQPSPSKNVTAYAAQLFNYGKSQIDFALGSTGQSYLVGFGKNSPKSPFQKNAWNSWLNYKPGTATEGQIRNDFLASPQPNRYTEPAIDYSSGLILALSALVNYHTGLGPYNECGLDFGYAFPGAPAPPNALVAACGLNSIAAGHRTVLNVSAVLPVGG